AAAAAAAGGAATCAGAAAAGCAATTTTCGGCTGGCCGGCAATACATACCCGTAAAGAAAAAGAAGATGCTCCATCCATGAAAAATATTGTATTGGATGCCGGTTGTAAAGATAAAGAAGCAGTTGAAAAGCTGGGTATACATGTTGGATGTGTTGTTACCTATGAAGATCCATACATGAAGCTTAATGATAAGTATTATGTAGCCCGTGGTTTAGATAATCGTTTGGGTGGCTTTACCATTGCAGAAGTGGCAAGACTTTTAAAAACAAATAAAAAGAAGCTTCCATTTGGATTGTATATTGTCAATGCCGTGCAGGAAGAAGTTGGCTTAAGAGGTGCCGAAATGATAACTCAAACTATTAAGCCCAATATGGCGATTGTTACTGACGTTGCTCACGATACCAATACACCCAATATTTCTAAAATAAATGAAGGAGATTATAAATGCGGATTAGGTCCAATCATACCACAAGGGCCGGCCATACATAATAATCTGTATGATTTCATACTCTCAATAGCAGAAAAGAATAAAATACCTTTTCAAAGAGATGCAGCTTCAAGAGTAACCGGAACAGATACAGATGCATTTGCTTACTCCAATGGGGGTGTGCCAAGTGCTTTGATTTCTTTCCCGCTAAGATATATGCATACTACTGTGGAAATGGCAGATAAAACAGATGTTGAATACAGTATTGAACTTATTTATG
The sequence above is drawn from the Chitinophagaceae bacterium genome and encodes:
- a CDS encoding M42 family peptidase → MAKKEKKLRDPKKIINAKSEAFLEKYLNNASPTGFEIEGQKVWLEYLKPYVDEFFVDNYGTAVGVINPKAEFKVVIEAHADEISWFVSYITDDGYIYVRRNGGSDHQIAPSKRVNIHTKKGIRKAIFGWPAIHTRKEKEDAPSMKNIVLDAGCKDKEAVEKLGIHVGCVVTYEDPYMKLNDKYYVARGLDNRLGGFTIAEVARLLKTNKKKLPFGLYIVNAVQEEVGLRGAEMITQTIKPNMAIVTDVAHDTNTPNISKINEGDYKCGLGPIIPQGPAIHNNLYDFILSIAEKNKIPFQRDAASRVTGTDTDAFAYSNGGVPSALISFPLRYMHTTVEMADKTDVEYSIELIYEILINFDPSFKFSYL